Below is a window of Xiphophorus maculatus strain JP 163 A chromosome 19, X_maculatus-5.0-male, whole genome shotgun sequence DNA.
GATTTAtatcatatttttgtaaaatggcaGCTTTTACCTTTTCATATTCCAGGGAATCATCCACATCCATGTTAACATAGGCGCTGCGAGCCTTACCCGTCAGAAGAGGAATGAGATGAAAAATCCAGTCCAACTTTGGCCAACGATAAGCAGCTGCAATTCTCTCAAAAGTGGTCAGAAAGTGTTCAATATCATCTTCAACAgttaatttttctaatttaggATGATGAATGTGCACAGACTGACCTATTGAGCCGGAAGCTGAATCCTCAGGTTGAGATGTTGCTTGAATCTGATGATCAGTTTGAATTTCAACAGGCTGTGGATCAATTGATGTGGGCTCAGGGGGCGGGGTTGTCCTGGCATGCATTTCCATTTGCAAAAGCCGAAACTGGTGTTGCAAACACTTGAAGCGCTGTTCTTGCTGTGCAGAAACCTCTCTCTGCTTTTTCTCCCGAACTTCCTGTTGTCCCATGAAGGCCTGAAGAATTCCAGCAATATCATGCAGAGTTGGTTCTCTGGTCTCATCATGCTCAGtgtctccagctgctgctgaagctcCTCCTTCCATTTCCTCCCTCTCTGACTGCTGGAAAACCTCTTTGGTCTCAaccttgtttccttttcttgggCGCACACCATTCTGCATGGCTCAAAAATTTGTTGGAGGGGGTTAGTAAAAGAATTactcacaaaaagcaaaaaatagaaaaaaaaaaagtcctgccTCCTCAACTCAAAATCCTCACTTCTGACACCACATGTGATGGACCGaattaaaaacaggaggagtcacaggacatattagaaaaatagggtttttattttaacccaaagattataaataacaaaagataaactgagctcataaaagaggtcaaagaaacaaaactgaactcaggcaaaaaatgtaaataaactggctgcacaaacaaacataactgacctaacaaagaaatgacacacaggggtttatatactggctgatcagaccaattaagacacaataggggtaactaaacagaatacaactacaaataacacaaaaacaaataacagtacagctaagtttggctaaactaaagacccaaaactgaaaatcaaaaatattaaactttaaatactaatatttacttaaatacaaaacttatctaaagaaagaaactacaaatcCCCCTGCCAGCAGGAACTAGTGGTTCAGTCCAATCTCAGTGTCAGcattagggaaagatagactagatgattgattttacttacttgattatttctgctactgaattaagctgtactgacccttgcaaaaatgccttactaataaaatatttagcataaagaaaatctaaaagatgttgtggacattcagttaataagtcaccttaaagttctttgatggttgtaaaatagctctaatgtttgattctggagaggaagaagtggaaaatgtttttaggttgctggtagcccaaatgtaaaacatcatccttgggactcgcccgagtcactaaaacctacctggttcaataacaaatgcaagttgtaaaatagagaacgagcgaccgttaacaggtgtgctctgtgaaactagttggctgtaggctgctcagtctggctaattcacagggggaagaagggtggggcacctggatgtaggccgtcagaaaccaggcgaatcgtttctcgaaaccagcttaaacagagtttacttcagttctggcccgggtaaatcccagcagatttaggaaactcaattaacccgttagaaggagagctggtagcacatctcccctctcagaagaggaagtacgagagtgagagagtagagaaagAAGGGGGCGGGGGGTGCGCAACAACAACAGTGTTACTTGGAAATCTTTGTAATTTGTCTGACAGGTATATTAGTGGACATGGGTTGTTGAGAGCGTAGACACAGTCCCAGCAATGCTTGTTCCTGTCAGGGGACAGCATTATGAAGACTGTGTGTAGATGACCAGAAGTGAAATATTGTTGGCAATCACTCGGACCTTGCTTAAAATACTATTGCCAAGCAACTTGCCTAGCTTTACCATAGCTCTTTATACAGTGTTACTCTATAGTGTTCTAACTTGAAGTCAATATTAAATGAATCTTAATGACTCGTTTGCTGTCTTCTCCACAGGTTTCTGCTCACCCTGACAAAACTGTAGGTGAAGAACCGATGGGATCACTATCCTCGTCTCTTGAACCACAGGTGAACAGCTATCTGACTTGGAAATCTTTGTAATTTGTCTGACAGGTATATTAGTGGACATGGGTTGTTGAGGGTGTAGACACAGTCCCAGCAATGCTTGTTCCTGTCAGGGGACAGCATTATGAAGACTGTGTGTCGATAACCCGTAGTGTAATGTTTTTGGGAGCctgctttaattttgtttctccaCCTTTTCTTGGCAATTTGTCTAGCTTTCCAAAGCTTTTTACACAATGTTACCAAAGTTAGGGAACAAGATTCCCAGAACTGCATAGTTTGTGTTTGCACATGCCTGGAAGTTGCCTACAAAATTATCACTGAATTCTTTCAGGGActtcttttataaatgaaatgcatCCCTCAATATTcagtttctgaaattaaaaaccCTTTTACATCAGAATTGCACTCTTACTTTTTTAATGATGCAAtgttttttctccagaaatgcAACCATGTTGTACTGTGCTCATCATTTTCAAGCATTGAAAAATGCACACATTGCTTGGGACCTTTTGTTGCCCTCAAGTGGAATGGTCTGAAATGTAAAGGTGAGTTTTCCTTGTGTGGTTATTACTCCTTTAGTATTTTCAAAGTGGATTAGGATTGGATTTCTAAATGACTCTTAAAGTTTAACATGTATAGATCTTGTTATTCAGATGTAATGGATGatcaaaaatgtcatgtttgtgtttagttttacCTATTGAAATCATAGATGTTATCTCTACTActtgtgaaaatatctaaattatGACTTGTTATACAAGGAACTTACTGTTTAATAAATACGACCATAAAACCCTTAACTTTACTCACAACCTCTTTTTCCAGACTGTTCTTCAATATGGCACAACATCTGCTATGAAAAGATCCAGAGGACTGATTTTTCACCATCTTCATGCGTAGGTGTCTTTAGTTCTCCTTTTGGTACTCTTTAAAAGAGCAATACTTGAAcaatctctttctttttaaggTTTCTGACGAATCATCTTCAGCTGATGATGTTTCAGACAAAGAATACATACCTGACTCTGTCAGTTACTCAGATAGTTCAGTGGAACTCTCAAGAGATGattcaaatcatttcaaaaggACTATTCTTGATCCTTGTTTCATTGCACCTTTGCCAGACTGTCAAAAGAGTGATGGTGCAGATAATGACTTGGCTGAAGGTCTTATTTCTGAAAGTGAAGATAGTGCTAAAAAGGTTGTTCAGAAACAGATGAAAAGgtcttctgaaaataaaaaaactgttgacGTTCAACCTGAAGGGAGATCTGTGGAGCCACTCACCGGATCTGAAGCTGTTGAAAGCATCCAGTCTACAAGTATATCATCatcaagagataaaaaaaactactgctTTGTTTGTGGCAAGCCCCAGTCTAAGATTGCTCGACACTTAAAAGTCCATGAGAAGACAAATGCTGAAGTCGCTCAAGCTTTGGCACAACCAAAAGCCTCAAAACTGCGAAAGAAAATACTAGGACAGTTGCGAAATAAGGGGAACTCTACTCACAATAAAGAGGTTTACAAAAGTGGCAGTGGACTGCTAAAAATCAAACGTAAACCCAAGCTGAAGTATAACATAAACCAGTATGTTCACTGCATGTTTTGCCAGGGATTGTACCTTCGGAATCACCTTTGGCGGCATGCTCGTAAATGTCAATCCAAACCAAGAACAACTGATGAGACAGGACCAAAAAGGGTTTTGAGCTTGGCCTTAATGGTGGATTCTGGACTATGTCAACAAATATCCCAAGGTGTTTTTAAGCTCCTAACAGTGATGAAAGATGATGAAGTGTCTGCTGCAGTGCGAAGTGACTTTTACATTCTACAGCTTGCACAAtcatttttcaataaacatgGTCAAGATCCCTCCAAGCATGAATATATTCGACAAAAAATTCGTGAAGTTGGAAGGCTTCTGCTAATCCTCCGGAATGAGTTTTCTATATACAACATTGAAGATGCTGTCAGGCCCTCAAACTTCCATGTACTTGTTCAAGCAGTCAAGAGAGTATCTGGCTTTGATGAAGACAGTCATTCATATAAAACTCCTAGCCTTGCTCTGAAATTAGGACACTCGTTGCACAAGATCAGTGACCTTATATGCTGCACAGCTTTAGTAGCAGGGAATGATGAGCTTAAAAAGTCATGTCAGGctttcaaaacactttatttatcAAAGTGGTCAGAACTTGTATCTCACACAGCTTTAACAACCTTGAGTGACAAGCGCTTTAACAAGCCTTCCACGCTACCTTTCACTGAGGATGTTCAGCATCTTCACCAGCATTTGGAAAAGGTTGCAAATTTAGCATCTGACACTTTGAAAAGTGATCCGTCACCACAAGCCTATAGGGAATTGTGCAGAACTACATTggcaaaaatcattttgttcaaCCGAAGACGAGGTGGAGAGGTTTCTAAAATGCAGCTGTCTGCCTTTCTAGAGAGGGACACCACTCCCTTGCATAAAGATGTTGCAGTTGGTCTTACAGAGTTTGAACGACAACTTTGTGCCCATTTCAGCAGGGTAGAAATAAAGGGGAAAAGGGGACGAAAAGTTGCTGTGCTTTTATCACCAGACATGGTTGAAGCCATCATCCAGCTCATTAGCAGAAGAAGGGAGTGTGGAGTGCCAGATAAAAACACCTTTCTTTTTGCTAGACCCAACTGTCTAACCCCTTACAGAGGACAAGACTGTCTGAGGGTTTATGCACATGATAGTGGTGCCAAAAACCCTGAACTTTTAAGGTCAACACAACTTCGCAAGCATGTTGCAACGTTGTCCCAAGTGTTAAACCTACGAAATCATGAACTGGACCAAGTTGCAGACTTTCTGGGACACGATATACGTGTTCATAGAGAGTATTACAGGCTACCAGAGGCTACGACTCAACTGGCAAAAATTTCTAAATTGCTTCTGGCAATGGAAAGGGGGACATTGGCAAATCTGCAAGGCAAAACACTGGAGGAGATTGAAATTGAAGGTACTTTTCAAAATTCTATGTACTTGTTTggattagtgtttttatttgttactgaactggttttaatttttcttttttagatgaGTTGCAACTGACTGACACTGAAAGTGGACAAAGTGAGGTTGATTGTGACCCATCCCCACTTGTAAATGATACTCAATGCTCTACAAATCAAGAATCTAATGAATCTTCTGGTGGTATGAATATCAATCGTCATGCCTGATGTaatattacatgtttttaaaattagacattCAGGTGTGTTCTGTTTACTTATCCAATTACAGATGGTTTAGGAGAAGAGACATCACAAGGtaccttgtttttctttaaattttgattACTCATTGCTAGAAGATTTTGCCATTTCTTAAGGTTTTTCTTTACCCTCCTTGACAGCATTGTTGAAGTGTTTATGTTATATTCTAGGGAGAACATCCTCTATGCCATCTGCTGAGAAGCCTTCAGGCACAGTAGAAGATATGACTACCTTAACAACCTTCCCCCCACCTCACGGTTAATAATTTAGTTTCAATAACTTAACATAGCACAATGCACAATATAATAATGATCTTTAATTTTGGCTAAAGGTTAGGTTTCTGTGCAGATAAGACTAATATAGCAGACAACTTGTTTTGTATCTCTAATTTGACAGGATGCAGAAAACCTCAATCTCCTGTTGAATTACCTGGGACCTCTTCTGGTATGACTTATTTCAATTAACCTTTCATTGGACATTTAGTAactgatcttttattttgttggccTGAAGTATTACTAATGTATTGTAGGAAAGGGAATGGAGATTATTGCACCACCAACTGAAAAACCCTCAGAAACCCAAGATGGTATGACTGTCTTCCTATTCATGGTGGTTCTTTACTTAGTGGTACGGTTTAGAGATACTGTTTTAAGGCTCATCATAACATGTTACAAGAATTGAGTATTATCCTGAGCTTTAAAAAGCCCAGTAAGAAACATGCAGAGAAGGGGTTGGGACtgtgcaatttttaaaaaaataaggctGAAACAATCTTACAAAGTTAGTTGCTGATTATGATCAAGTAATAAACTGCTTAAAACCAGAATGGACAGGACAGAATATGAATGATAAGCATGACCTGGTTCTATAACAACAGGTCATAAAGCTTGCAGTGTAGTATAAAATGAAGCTTTGAGTGACAGTTTATATTTGACGTGCCAGGGCTGTAGCTTCATGATTTCTAAGTGTAATAAATGCAGTGTATCACAACTTGGTAatcaatttaataattaaaaaaaattggagaaaaataattttagtggATACATATTTGATTCATGTGGTGACTAAATGCACGTTGAGAAATCTAATTGTCAAAGGGTTGTCTTCAATGAACACAATAAACAGAACTGGAATGTTAAACTTTATCACAAGCATACTTTTATAGCAGACTCCTACatatgatttatattttaaaaagtaaaattgtcTCTCTTGTTTGCAGATTATCCTGAAAAGGACCATCCTCAGAGAAATCAAAAACGGCCCTGGTCTCCTACAGAAATTGCAGCGgtgttgaaacattttcagaaacacatTGACACTGGGAAGCTGGCAAGTTTTGTTGAAATTCAACAGTGTCAACAGGCAGAACATCCTGCTTTAATAAATCGCTCACTTCAGAACATAAGAGACTTTGTTAGAAATCGTGGTGtgtccaaaaagaaaaaagaaaaagctaaaaatgtcagATAAATCTTGAGCCAAGATGTTCTAAACAAAACCTTAAGAACTTTCAAGcattcttttgtttaaaaaaataaaaacccagaaattCAACTCTTAGGTGAGTATAAACGGCTCATTATATTAGAGATTATGTGCtgttaaaagtaacatttaaaggaaaaggtgttttgtttttaagcttcacctttttttggttttgtttgcttgtttatttttggagtAGTTTTCTATAATGTGCTCTGATTTCTAAGTTGGTCCAAGATTGATGTGTGAATAGACTCAACAAAACTTGAATACTTAATCATTTTCAAAGTAATTCAGAAGATTGATTTGCAGGTTGTTGAAAAAGGCAAAAATTGTTCTAGTAAGTCTGTCTAGTAGcctgtgttttggtttgttcccaaaaataaaaattgcaaaagaCAATGCCGTTTGTTTATTCCATAATACGTTTTAATTTGTATAGGTCTAAATATTACCCTATTGGTAATGAACTATCTCTATATTGCTGACCATATTTctatttgattattatttttttcatatttagacTCAGATTTTTGTAGTCCGTGCCTGTGTTCATGACAAATGAACACTACCATTATTGCAGGGTGTGGATTAAATACTATTTGATGCTCATTTGGgtactttaatatattttggggACATTCTTTgaagtcttattttaaatgtccttGCAATTCTCATTGGTACTTATAATGTATTGTTATGTCAGGGGTGTGGCTTATCTATCTAATTACCAATGTCCTGTTAATGTTGCATAAAGTCAGGTCATTATATTTAGAGTTGTGTAGCATGTAAACACAATTTTAACTGAGATCTTTGTTGAGTGGCTCATTAAAGATTTTTTGACACATTCAGCCGGTCTGTAGAGCAAGTGGAAAGGGGTGCTCCCATAATTCACCACTGTGACTGGTTTGGAAAAATTGTCCTTACAATTCACCGGGacctgtatgtgtgtgtgtgtgtgtgtgtgtgtgtgtgtgtgtgt
It encodes the following:
- the LOC111612249 gene encoding uncharacterized protein LOC111612249 — protein: MQNGVRPRKGNKVETKEVFQQSEREEMEGGASAAAGDTEHDETREPTLHDIAGILQAFMGQQEVREKKQREVSAQQEQRFKCLQHQFRLLQMEMHARTTPPPEPTSIDPQPVEIQTDHQIQATSQPEDSASGSIGQSVHIHHPKLEKLTVEDDIEHFLTTFERIAAAYRWPKLDWIFHLIPLLTGKARSAYVNMDVDDSLEYEKVKAAILQKYDINPETYRQRFRCLDSLDESPKELYSRLKELYEKWIQPKDKTVKQVGELIILEQFLRMLCPELQVWIKEHNPKSAAEAATLADVFVAARSRSQPWSNSAWRAAKDSRQLQPSQPHQKFATGVGKPF